The DNA region AAAGGATATGGACAAAAAGAAGGGATTGACtataaagagactttttcacCAACAGCGAGTATGACGTCTGTTCGAGCTTTGATGCAGGTGGCGGTGCAGGAAGACCTCACACTGCACCAAATGGACGTAAAGACTGCTTATCTCCACGCTCCGATGGACTGTGAAGTTTATGTGGAGCAACCAGAAGGTTTTGAGGTAAAATCCAAGACAGGAGAACACTTAGTGTGTAAACTGAACAAGTCACTGTATGGTTTAAAACAGTCGGGACGTAACTGGAACTTGTTACTGCACGATTACCTTGAAGAGAATGGTTTTGTCCAAAATGATGCTGATCATTGTGTCTACAACAGAGGTTCTGAGAGTGGGAAGGTCATTCTATTAGTGTGGGTAGATGACTTGATCATAGCAGCAAGTGACAACACCTTACTCAGGGATGTGAAAGAGATGTTAAAGAAAAGGTTCAAGATGAAAGACATGGGTCCACTTAAACATTTTCTAGGCATCGATTTTTCACAGGATGAGGGAGAGAttaaaatgactcaaaaaagaCATATTGAAAAGGTGCTGACAAAATTGGGGATGTCCGATTGTAAACCGAGATTCACGCCAGGCGAGCAAAAGTTAAGTTTTGACAGTGAAGGAGAGATCATTGATCCTACAGGGTACAGAGAGATGGTGGGAAGCTTGATTTACATTATGACATGCACCAGACCCGATCTAAGCTGGATCGTTAGTAAATTATCACAACATCTTGCGGAACCAAAACAACAGCACTGGTCTGCAGCAAAACATCTATTGAGATATTTGAAGGGTACTAGAGACCAAGAGCTTCACTATCACAAAAGTGAGAAAGGTCTAAAGCTTGAAGGGTacagtgatgctgactgggCGTCAGATAAAGATGACAGGAGGAGCACAACTGGATACTGTTTTAGTCTAACTGAAAATGGTCCAGTTATATCCtggaaaagcagaaaacagtCAACAGTAGCTCTATCTACGTGTGAGGCAGAGTATATGGCGCTGGCTGCTGCTACTCAAGAAAGTATGTATCTTGTACAACTACTTAGAGGAGTAGATAGTAGAGAGCATGTACCTGTTAAGATATATGAAGACAACCAGGGGGCGATAGCTTTATCAAAGAACCCGGTATGCACACAGAGGAGCAAACACATAGATATAAAGTTTCACTTTGTTCGATCTGCGCACACTGAGGGAAAGATATCTATTGAGTACTGCCCTACTGAAAATATGATAGCTGATGTTCTTACTAAGTCAGTGACAAAGGTCAAGTTCGAGAGTTTCAAGGAGTATCTATTTGGAAAATAAAATGGATCAGCACAGAGAATCctaaaaaatgaacaaaggaGCGatgcaaaagttttttttttggtatggCCAGTATTGaaaaatatatctgtatatttttttgtttgttctattttctaTTACAGAGAACAACGAACATGTCTTTGAGTGGGAGTGTTAAGTATTTCACTATAAGCAAAGTCATGTCCAAGTGACGAGATGACGTCAGAGAGGTGCGTGCCTGCGTGCACGAGattgttattgttttctctTGTGAGCATGCGCAATAAAACGGCCAGTGTGGTTCCCAGGCCAAAAAGGAAGATGGCTATCGTTATTTTCTCTCCGTGAATATTAAGCCACTAAAGAGTGCAAGCTAGCCACTTTGGAGAAGGTTTACACGCAAGACTGCTGTAGTAATGTCTACCGCTACACCCTgtatccttaaatgtctccagttgtcccgagttctccGTGACTGTCTCCTtgttgcatttaaacccctgttcctccctgtcctcatcatCTGTTGCAGGCACGTGCAGAGGGGGGGGGCTAGAGGTGCTTGAGCACCTgcccctttcctgatgggtgcccaaagtgcccttttcttgaggcaactttttttttttaaaaatatatatttttttaaatgtgtgtgtgtgtgcggagtcctgtctgtgcccctcgacaataatatttaactattaatcacaatttgctaaataaaaggatctggcttgcatcagtcacatgatcaccattaaccaatgatcgcccttgacggcagaacgcgctggttacgagccgggaacgagctcataaagagcacgcgcatttttagcggtccggagctgtaggagaaacacaagTTACCTCAGGCACACAGACTGATGCgacaaaaccagtaagtaggtgtacagcGCACACTGTAGTGTATAGCACACAGGAGTATTAGCTTATTATGTACACGTTGGTAAGTTGTCTTGTGACAACTgacgaactgaaacaaatgagcgtgctgtgtgtgcaacagcgcgacaaacattacctgtccttttattaactacacaagtagtgctggtcaCAGCTGCTGGCTCACTGGGTAAGGCcgtcatgggtctgtagctctgtcaccgttttagggaacatatttagttttaaagcaaGTTACAGGacttttcctgcctttctggagggcttatatttcactaaaaacgatctaatatgcatgtccacataattatggattattataattataatatttaaaaaaacatacgctgtattttaaagaacatacattaagaCACAGATTATagtagatttatattttaaaatgctgattttatagCAGTAAAATTTTGTATCTCTAcagttaaaaaatgtaataagctttctccctgcacagagtggatagtgaaacaaatggaatcatcataaatacattatttcatatttattattgtttttccctcattgctttattattgtagctctagtaataaataataatggaaggattctggatcagcaccatgatgcctacattatatacagtattctgaaggtctaaaatgtccctgtgtgtgcgtgcatgtgtgtgttttatgtatatggattttttaaattattactcatgatataacattgtccagacatggctggtaaggacatgaggaggaaacagtaggagctgtgtgaggctactaaaggcagtggatccctcagcagctggattacaaagaacacaggtaacattaacatgtaccagttgttggagacgtattcaagtataaaaataataataagcacaactggaatgtttttcttctataacatttttctgtcatcattttattatagattaaatGCAGCAGTTGTTAGGTGTGGATAATTATATaatagtttattgcaatagcaagttgtgccttgttctcagatagacagcaagtggagagtgatatGTGAAATGAGGGGatggaaagaagaagagaagcagcgtgattcacaggcagagcctagtttatttctcacagttttttgttgctttgtggTTCCAAGCCCATTTTCTTATGTTCTTTGCATTTAGTTATTATCTCataacacttgtttaatcagctaccatctctcctatgaacattttaatgtctacagtctcagatcagcACAGCCCTaccctccagcactatcagcagcaggagcagcagcaacccctcaacagcaacattgtacccatcaggtaaaacataggctacgtttgctttgccttgttgcCACCTCACAACAGTAATGTAGTATGATGCGatcccatattagattcttgatgaatgtgtgttgttgttattcagcctggttcaatgtgcccctttttaactttgagcacccgcccctttaaacgtctctgcacggccctgaTCTGTTGTCTTCgtctccgttatcagtcatcataattttaccatctctgtgcaagtctgtaaatttctttattaaatcataagattcttaaattcatcaagtctctctgtgcctgggtcctcgtcacaaaacatgacatgactgttttgtacattttaacacaatttaatccccacatttgtgaaagaaaaacaaaacactttgaaaagtctgtaacaaaaccatcaaatctgataaaggttatttaaatgctgcaatagaagaatggattggaataaaaacaatacatatcctaaccttaattactgggggagaataatgaatgatgctcatagtgagtaaaaagtaaactgagtgcattttttggacagagattcacttttaatgagtatgtataatataatacaaatatatgaaaaaaacactcccaaaacagaataaattattacaaaatattaaaaaaaaactataaaaatggaggcaactttgcctgtggtagaatgtatacaacgtatgaaaaaatctttactgcagatactaattttactaatttaataatactaattttgtgttgtaagatttatgagtttcatgctttcatagtggtacttgggagagcttgacattttctcaggtggtacacactgtaaaaagtttgagaaacactgataaggtaagtgtatgtgtgcttttggaaaacatttaaggctgcagtacagaatctttgaaacaagctagcttaaaacatttttagaatataaacagagcactcttcttctctttacagctcctcactccaccagggcacCATTTGGCACTTTCGGATAGCGCGCAAATGTGGTGCACGtactgcggcagtcatacagacaactgaaCGGTCCAAatgttggcctacctattactggctgaggttttagtagagttgtggctgaatcacataaaatatatatcattaattttaatctccccaatcaattataatgttatgttggaatgttgttaaagagggtcaaaaatgtttcaacccagtttgtttagcaactttaatatagggagaacgCAACTCCCAGATTGTGTgagtaaattttttttttttttctctttttcagtttaacagtttctgttttgcctgtcactatttcctgtcttttttcttacctggttcttcctgaacttgtactttctcctcacattcccctctttcctctctccctctttggactgacaatcatacacaaatagattgtattcaattagatgaaaaattacattaatatgaaaaaaatactattaagatcactaatgaaaagtcctctctcagtgtactttcaaccaaaaggcaaataaccaaaccacatgtacatctaataaaagatataaatattgaaacactgatccaacattattctTGATTGACGGATCATTTGCTCTTACAcctttacctgaatgtggctccttcttttgaaaaaaacttCCTTATGTCCATTaggaacctggctgtctctctgtacacacacacacacacacacacacacacacatcaggagttataaggttagctagttagtatccatttcaaacaggacagtggtaacaacagcaggctacAGACAAATTTAAGTCTTAGATTTTAAACAGGCTATAtaaatttcaatgggagcaacggGACGGTCAAATGttgctgattttactacagagcaggacggattgtagggtagcaaacatcgtcggaaaacacgttttcaacactgcaggttacctgggtgtaatgtttttcagctaaaaagaaacatggcctgactcctattgaactatataaagagtaactgaaggttaaatgcagctaatatgtcctgttttaggCCAGGCACTTatacctccgctccgctgcgtctcagccaccatcGCTCTGGCAGCAACGGCGCTAGAGCTAGAGCAGGGGGggaagcacccccaaaaatgggctaaaatcacCCCTGAGTAAAACTAAACCAAAGACTGAATCTAGATGTGAAAGACGATTTTAGTAAATAAATATTAGACTTGAAAAAAGTTACAATTtggaaaaataactaaaaatgttataaagacataattatgaaataaaaatacagagtaAATATCCTTAGTTTTAGCTTTTGTTGATTAGATAAAAATGGATGGACGCATTGGATGTCTACAAGACTGTGAGACAgctgctttcaaaataaataaataaatctataaTTCTTACactttacaatgaaaattacaaaaagttttttttgttttttttacaaattctGTATGAGTTAACAATATATTTCCAAAGcattgtcttctcactatacagtACATTTGTGTTCAACCTGACCTTATCCCCAACTAAATAAAATTGTAGTACTGTATTTTTgatattgtgtattttttaaattttattacaGGGAAACTGTTAGAGGTGACACAAATATTTCGCtggattcttactctggatcaCCCTCAACCTTCTCTTACATTGACATGTAAGGAGCTGCGTGTATGATCATGTGCTTTGCTgctcattttttcccccatgaTGATGAATCTGTTACCTAGTGGTCATAATGGGTGATAGAGTTACATGACTGAAGTGATCTCCACCTGTTATCAAATAACCAGTTACAACTTTTAGCAGCAGTgttcactagggctgggtatcatctcTGATTTCTATAATTGGTTCGATTCCGATTCACGcttcagacagtcagaaatattataattctgatcacttatcagtacatatctatatttttatatctataaaaagaaagctgacacttgtgagacttcatcagaggtgtaagcatcacagcagatgcctttgtgtcagagtaactgaggataaaagacagaaaaacatgaagattTTCCTGTCCTCGGTTTtcatagcagataaccttaaaaataatctgcagtagaacaaaaatgaaagaaaaccatgaatcgaCATATGAatattacctgatgctgctgaagtgaagcagagcaaagttacagaggttttattagagacacagcgaagagttttgcaatttggcatcattttaaaaagtttcaatttcgtcagtattgaacagcagaaatgaggctgtcTTAATTAATGatgatatttataaatatatcgatatatttttcgctttgtgtttacgtctttgtgtggaatccgtttatctgctctcatttactgtttttgctgtttggtggttgttgaaatgaagctttaacctgagattctggcgtttctggcaaaatacatttatatttaaaaatcgattcaggatttttatGAATCATGGCGTTATTCAAGCTAGAATCAATTTTAATTCGAAAAGCAATAATTGAAACCCAGCCCTAGTGTTAACAGGGCCATACCccctgtgtgttttatttatgcatCTTAGAGAGCAGTTACTGTTGAGAAGAGACTTTGTAGGCCTGAGGTAGAAGAACACCAAACACCAGGCCAGAGCCATtcgttaaataaataaacaaatctctcacatcatCTCTTCAATTCCACCAAACTACATTACTTATATTACTATAGTTTTCAGATGGGGAACTAAGAATATTGGGGGCTTCTTCTCACTCTGTGACCAGTGAACTTTCTGTTCTTTACAGCAAACAAAGGAAGCATTCATTTGTGCCGTGAGTTCAGGAGAAGCAAAAATGGGAAAAGTGAACGTCTGCTTGAAACGGAGTTATATTGTCGTAATAAGCGTGATTGCAGtaagtgtttatttttagaCCCTTTCAGTTAATTCTATTAAGCAGAATTAATCATTGCAATTGTAACTGaatatatgcatttttttaattattataattaggtTAAGGTGTTTGAAGAAATTATTTGTGACTCATAAACCTTTAGGAAATGTGTTAAAGCCTTGAAAGTAATGAACTGTGTGTTACGGTTTTCGCAGGTGATCAGTTTGGTGGTTCTGGTATTCACTCCGTTTCTGTTTTCTGACCACGAACTGAAAGAGGTAACAGGCGTACTGGAGTAGTCTATCAACAGCAGTAGATGTTGATCAATATTGCATTATGGTGTTACTACTACTTTACTACATCACACATAGCCAACAATGGCAATTTTGTAGGCCATGTTACTCAGCAGTATACATGAGCTTttctggttttgtgttttttctccaCAGGAAGTACTCAGGACAGCAGTCatgttgtctttttattttataattcttTTGCGCCATTGGTGTCTGGAAAGAGAAGAAGTGGGCTCTAAAAGTGGtcggcaaagaaaaaaaacacaagattcCTCATATTTCTATTAAAATACAATTtatgacaaaaacaaatagatctttctttctgtatttctctgtgtgcgtgtgtgtgtgtgtgacagtatGCAGTTGGAGTGATTTTAGAGAGTATCGTCTTGTTGGTGGTTATCATTCTATTATTCGTAGGACTGGCTTCCCACACTGAGGTATTACCGAGTTGACTTTAAAATGTGGAGTTTGTGtgggggtttttgtgtgtgtgtttgtttagttGAAtccaaaatgtgttttagaaGATACAGTATTGTttgtaataatatttttaatattactttgtttttgttgtgcagCTAGTTGAAGAGCTGAAGAAGGAATACCTGAGGCTTTTGCCGCTGACGGAAAGCAGCAAAGAGTTGCTCGACGATTTACAGACAGATGTAAGAAACCTCGTAGTTTGAGGTTGCGAGACAGGATGTCCATGTTTTTGCAATTACACTGAAGCATACCTCTGTTAATACCTGTAGCCAATTTGAGGTAATTAGGAAGTGGTTGTTTTGCAGTTGTCTCTAAGTATCCTTATGTTCTCCTTTGACTTCCATCTCAGTTGGAGTGTTGTGGACTTCAGGGATACCAGGACTGGAAGTCCAACATCCCAAAATCCTGCCTTTGCGCCAAAGAGTCCACTAATCCGTGTGTAAGTGTGAAAGCTAACATGCCTACACTGTGTTCTTCTGTAATAGAACCTGTTGATATAAGGATGTAATTATTAGTAGTGTTCATTAATTATGGAGGACCAATTGATTTCAAAACACTTGAATGTTGAAATGTTGCTTCGAAGATGGGGACTAGTTCAGTGACCTCCTGTATCAGCTGCCAACTTCAAAACAATTTTAATGAGTTGAAATAAGGCAGAGTCGGCCTGGCATCACTTTGTGATTGAATGGCAtcaagttggcaattacatgcaatctgttttTGAAAATATGGCAGTTAACTGGGATAAATTTGCAAATTTGCTCTCCACATACGCCAACattattctgatttttttaaattacaaataatttttaaacattACTCTGGTCTCTGTTATCCCTGGTTGTCATCCctttttttcataaaatgaATATGTTTTCTAGGTGGAAACTCTTGGAGGCATCTGGGAGGAAAATCAGACTGTTATGGTTTATGAACAGGTATTAAAGACATTCTCATCAGTTTTTCCAGGAACTTGTGTAAACTCTATAAGCTGTTATGGTGTTATCTGATGCAACTGGGATGcaaattgtttttttcctctttagaaAATATGTATCCTATTTATCCTTTCCTGTTTCAGGGATGCCTTACGTACCTTGTTGAAATCCTCATGCATGGATTTAAGATTTTTTTGGGCATGTTActgggatttttatttattttttatttatttatttattttttattattgtggGTAAGTACAGTCGCAATCTACTAATTTAGCATAAAAGACcagaaaaatggagaaaagaaTACACCAGAGGCGAGCAAGTGTCTGTTTTCTTTGGCTTTTCTGCCCTCCTCAGTCTCTTTCTAAAATTGCAAGATGACTCAAAGCAACTCAAGAAACAACAGAAGATGAACAGGAAGTAAAATAAACAATCTTTCTTTCACTGTCCTGTAGATGTTGTCCCTCGTGTTGTGTAGAGCCATCTTGCGCCAGCTGAATCGAAACAGAGACACCCCGGTAGTGAACTAAGGTGCAGAGGCAAAAGCaggcaactacaccacccaCACAGAGCCTCCAGACCACTTCCGATGTCTTTGCTAGTTCTGATGCTTCCAGCAGTGATGGCCATTATTTAAGCAtgctaaataataaatatatttatgacAATTGCTTATATTGAATATATTCTACAAGTGCATTATGGACTTCTTTATTATGACTTTGTGAATTTCAACTCAGTTGATTGAGATTATGGATCTGAGATATCAACACGGAGTGAAAACGCATGATTTAAATGTAATATAactaaacattaaacatgtatcTAAAACAAACTGAATATTATGTCTGAATTGTTTTAATACTTTCTGATTTGGTAGCTTTTAATTTTTCTACACTGTGTAAATTTTGGTTTGtctatgtttctttttttttctttttctttttactttttttttgtatttcaagttttacatttctactttatgttcattttttaatacaatgTGTTTGTTATATACTGGTGTTTAGTATGAGGTGCCTTTTTTCACTGCACTGTATCATTTAGGACAGCTGCCaaaatttaatacatttaaaatgcaaCTATCATTTACATACCTCAGCATCTGCTGCTGGGTTAACTGAGCTGTTAGCATCATTACGAGGACGGGCAGTTTCAGTTttgtaagaaaacaaaacaaaatgaagatgtaaaaaaaaaaaaaaagacaaaacttgttttattcgttatatttacaaaatattaCATCATGTCatgccaataaaaaaaaaaaaaacagtgtgtgACAAACAAAGACACCATACGTTGCCAGAACATGTGTATATTAGGCAATAATGGTTAAAGTGCACAGGTAGACACTGGATCTGCTGCTTCAGATTAAATTAATTTGACAATATATGAGTCGAGTAGACGTTTCAACAGCAGGCAGCTCATGCAGCAAGTTAAAGTAGACTCAGCGTGGCATAAAGGCTTCTTTGGTGAGAGTTGCATCAGTTGGAGCATTACAGTCTCTGCAAGAAATTGGGTGGCACATTTTCCTACAAGAGCCTCTCACAACCTCTTTGCAGCGGCCTTGCCAACATCTGTGCAAAACCTTCAAATCAAAGAGGATTTTACTGCGTGTCTACTGTATGTGCAACAAAATAGAatcccctctcctcctcctcctcctcacccacTCCTCTCTGCTGGGCATGATCACACAAGGTCGAATTTTTAGATGTGCTttaagaaaaactgaaatcgGCGACAAGGTTTCAGATATTCAGTGTGCATAACAAGGCATCAAAACATTCTGCCGTCCCAGAGACGTGAATCATTCCCTTGTCTCACCTGATTATGCAGTAATATGCATGGCTAAATGAATAACTGAATCAAAGCACTTTGtaaacagtgtttaaaaaagCTGCTACGTAAAgcttattaatattattattttgcaaAGATTATTAGTTGCTCTAATGCTTGAAAGTCAATGTGTGCTTAAGACAAGTATTCGTATTTCATTACGCCATCTTGACTTGAGGTACATATGTCAAAACTCAGAACTTACAGTTGGCTTCAGTGAGGCAAGCTTTCAATAAAACATCAAAGCAGATTAATTATTATTAGATTAACATCTGCCTTTTGAAAGCCTCACTGATATATATCCAAAGTCTTAATGTACAGAAcaaaaagccagaaaaaaaagcataagaAAATGTGATAACTAGTTCAGATTGATTAATGTCATTAAattgcacttttttctctctctctctctttttttttttttttgtacagcaGTAAGGCAGACGAGTCATTTAAATCTTATCTACTGTGCGCAAGTAGATTACTTTTAGACATGCATTTAAACATCAACACATAGAAAAATCATAAGATAGCCAGATTATAGAAATTAGGATGTGTGTATTAAAACAGCAGGGGGCTAGAAAGCACCGGGAACGTATCTGTTTGATTCTAGAAGAGCCATAAAGTCCTGTTTCCTTCTGATCTGGTCCATCAGCTTGATGCTCATAACAAGTAAAATAACCTggaatagaaaagaaaagaaaagttagCACAAGGAAAATATTTCAAGATGCTTTTCACTAGCATATAACAATATaacaatatatacatatatatatatatatatatatataaaaacacatacacataccCAAAACACTCCGCTTCCAAACTGTATACCCATCGACAATGAGAATGCAAGCTTCAGCTCGGAAACGTAAATTGGAAGGCAAGGCTGTGAATGGAAAAGTGAAAGTACAGGCGGGTAAGGGAGCATAGTTAGTTTTGACTTCATCTGTGCCAGATAACAAGATTATATCATTATACTTTAAATATACTGTGCAGGAGGGACACCTCCAGCAAAGTGGTGATGATTCACTGTGCTGGGGTTAAAAAACTTTGCCTGAATTTAAAAATCATCTACAAGAAATCaatcaatttttttatttttaagaattttctttttacctcTTGATAAACATACTGGTTCTTTGGTGCCCCGAGTGTGGCGCTGCCTCGTAGTCGAATCTGTCGAAGAGTACAAAATCTCACTGCACAATGCAACAAATTGAGGACAATTTCACCAGTTTTGGTTTTAGCTGTGCCTGGCGTTGATGGTTCCTTTCAGATTTTCTTGCTATTGCTTGCTGATCAGCACAACACACTCTCATGCTGATGAAGCTACACTGAAAcccagaactaaaaaaaaacataagatgATTTAAGTTTAGAATTTCCCCAAAAACTAGGTTCGCTAAAAGATGATCTAACTAGAAGAACCCAGAATGAGGTTAAAGTGTATGCGAACCCCAACCAAGTACCCAAAGCCTGA from Pelmatolapia mariae isolate MD_Pm_ZW linkage group LG17, Pm_UMD_F_2, whole genome shotgun sequence includes:
- the LOC134615750 gene encoding leukocyte surface antigen CD53-like, which translates into the protein MGKVNVCLKRSYIVVISVIAVISLVVLVFTPFLFSDHELKELVEELKKEYLRLLPLTESSKELLDDLQTDLECCGLQGYQDWKSNIPKSCLCAKESTNPCVETLGGIWEENQTVMVYEQMLSLVLCRAILRQLNRNRDTPVVN